In the genome of Caldisphaera lagunensis DSM 15908, the window AAACCAAACCCATACTGGCTTAATAACATAACTTATTTTCCAAAACCAAACAATACAATTATTATAGATTGGGTTCAGGATCCGACAACTGCATTAAATATGCTAGCAAGCGGTGAGGCTGATATAGTAACATTTCCAAAAATAGAAATATCTCCATATTTACCGAAATTAGAGCAGTTACAGTCCCAAGGAAAGGCAAAGATCTATGGATTTTCATCATTAAACATATGGTATTATGATTTCAATTTAAATATAAGTGTGCCATTATTAAAACAAATAAATCCATCTTATAATATTCCATCATATTATTTTGCAAATCCATTGGTTAGAAAAGCATTTGCTTATGCATTTAATTATTCTGAATACATAAACGACATATTAGGGAACTCAAAATATCATATGAATTTTGGACAGCCATGGTGTGGAGTCCTTTTACCTGGGGTAGATTATTCAGTTCCTCCATCAGAATTAAGCAATTGCCCAACATTTAACTTAACATATGCAAAGCAATTAATGGAAGAATCAGGATTTTACAACATATCAGTGTACTTCCCAATAATTGTATCAAGCGGTGATACTGTTGATTTCACAGCAGCAGAGATGTGGGCACAAGCATTACATGAAATGGATCCAAACATAAATGCTCAACCATTATATATGCCTTGGTCAACAATACTTAGCTATGATATACCAGCTGTTAATCCTATGCCAATTTATTATATAGATTGGAACGGATTGCCTATATCATGGGATTGGTTACCATTTAATTATCAAGAAGGTTCTATAAATGCAGCACCTAATGCTTGGAACATATCATTCCTTACCAGTTTATCTTTAGAATTCAATTCTACTAATAATACATATGTAGGAGCATTAATATGGCAAGAAGCTCAACAATTTAAGCAACTAGTTAATTTGATAAATGAGGCTGATAATGCTGATGTCGAAGGATGGAGTAATGCTAGTGTTATAATTAAAGAAGCTCAGCAGCAAGCAATAAATTTGTACACTATGGTATATGTGGTTATACCAAACAAGTTTTTAATATTAGCTCCTTATATGAAGCCTTACCAGAATAATATTGGATGGGAATCAAATCCAGCTTATACTAATGGTTTGGAACAGGAATTCTGGTGGTGGACAAAATAATTAAAAATTATTCTAGCTTTTAGATTTCTTGTTTTTAATTATCTTATTAATTTTCTATTTATCTAAGAAATTTTTAAAAGCAATAATTATGAAATTTTATTGAAGAATTTTAGATTCTATTCCTTAGGGTTTGAAGCTATGCAGGATTTACAAAATGTAGGCAGAAAGCCTCGCCTGTGGGGATTAATGCCTACAAAATTTTTAAATCATAGAAATACAAACATTTTGTAAAAAATAAATGGGAATGATTCTCTGAGCTTCTTGTCTGCCCCAGACGAGAGATGTAAACACGAACCGATGAGGGAATACTTTATGGCAGGTATGAAATCAGATGTGAAATCAAACGGGGAAAATAAATAACTCTTTAAAAACATCTAAACATGTTTATTATAAATAATTATATAATTTTATCACCATAAAGGTGAGGCCTATCACTTTATTGCTAATAAGGGGTAGCCGTTTCTATTCTCATCTCATCCCTTTTAACTGGACTTGATGTTGGGAATTGTGTTCTATCTGCATAATTATATGAATAATATTGAGGCTTTAATCTTTCCACGATTAATTTATATGCTTTTTCTGGGTTTGTATGATTTCCACATGTATATACATCTACTGTTGCATATCTATACTCCTTCCAAGTATGTATTACTATATGACTTTCATTTACTAATGCCATTACTGATACGCCGCCTTTAATACCAGGTATCTTCCAGCTCATTAGTTGTATTAAAGTGGCATTAGCAGCCTTAACTGCATCAAGAACTGTTTGTCTTATTAATTCTTCATCATCTGCTATTTCTGGTTTTAAACCATATAAACTACCGTAAACATGCTTCCCTACAATAAAATCCACATCACTACGGGATTCTTCATTCACTTCTAAGTTCATGCCCTCCTAGATTTCTAATGATAAATGCTATAGCAAGCCTTATTAAGCTATTTGTATCTTATACTAATTTAACGTATAATGAGAATACAAAATCGTTATAGTGTTATGTATTACTAAAAAATTTAAAGTTAACTAATGATAAAAATGATTAAATTATAAACTAAAAATACAAATTAATCAGAATTTATAGTAACATTTTTAACTTGTTTTGTTAAACATAAAACTTAAGGCGATAAAGTATGCCAGATATATCAGATTTAGATGATCCAGAATTAAAGGAAATATTATCTAGAAAAGCTATGGAAATAATTAAAGAATCAAGCAAAAAAGATAATAATAAAAATATTGATATAAATGAAGGACCTATAGAATTAAATGATAATAATTTTGATGAATTTATTTCCAAAAATAAAGGGGTTGTAGTTGATTTTTGGGCTCCATGGTGTGCTCCATGTCATATGTTATCACCTATGTTAGAGGATCTATCAACAAAATATACAGATATAAAATTTGTTAAGGTTAATGCTGATGAATCTCCAATGACTGCGAGTAAATTTTATGTGATGAGCTTACCAACCACAATGCTATTTCTAAATGGAGAGCCTGTAGATAGGATTGTTGGCGTAGTTCCTTACGAAGTTTTAGAGGAGAGGATAAGATGGCTACAAGCAAAGTTGTATTAATTGGAATTAACTCTTTAAGTTATGGAGAATTTATGATATGTAAACCAAAAACCCTATTATATCTCTTAGGCAATTCGTTTAGGGGAGTTGTAGAAAATAATCCCCCTAAAGATGCTATTTCATCATGGCTTTCTATATTTAGTTTGAATAGAACTAATAACAATGAGTCAATTAATAAACTCGATGATCTGCCCTTAATAAAATTAGTAAACCCTATTTTAATTAATATACCGATAAGTAATCCTACATATGGAAGAGTTAACATAAAATTAGATCAAAGTATATCATATCAAGAAGAGATAGATACTGTTATGAATGAGATAATGGAAAACCAAGAAAATGGGCCAATTATTTCTGGAATTACTGCTCTGGAAAGGATAGACGATAAATCATGTGAAATTTATAATGCAATAGATAAAATGTTATTAAATGTTATAAGGAATGTAGATGAGTTTATAATATTTTCACCTTATGGGATGAAAAAAGGGAAAATAAATGAACCCTATGGGGTTTATTTATCATCGAGACCTAGGCCCAATGAACATGATACAGTCAAACTTTGGGAGATAGGTCAAATATTTGTAGACATAGTTAAAGGAGATAATGTGCAAGATGATTTTTAAAATTTAGTTAATAAAGATCTAGCTGCTAAAATTACCGGATCCCAACTTCTTGATATGGCAGGCATATAGGCATGTTCTAAATAAAACAAATCATACAACGTATTGGATTTCATTATGGCTAACGCAAGCAAATCTATTCTTCCTAAAACTTCTTCTTGGCCTATTATTTGGGCTCCAATTAATTTTTGGGTATTTTCGTCTGCTATCAACTTAATTATAATCTCTTTTCCTCCAGGATAATATCTAGCCCTTGTATTAGATCTAATTATGGTAGAAATAGTTTTAAAACCATATTTTTTGGCTTCATTTTCGGTTAATCCTGTTTTTGCAATAAAATACTCTCCATATTTTGTTATAGCCGTACCTATTAATCCTGGAAATCTATAATTAACTCCCCCTATATGATTCCCAGCAGTGAATCCCATTTTACCTGCAACAGGTGCAAATGGTTGCCAATCAGGCATTCCTGTTATAATGTTAGTTGATTCTGCAACATCACCTACGGCATAAACATCTTTATAACTTGTTCTCATGTATTCATCTGTCTTTATTGCTTTAGTTTCTCCTATCATATTCTTATCATTGATTAGTTCTGTATTTGGTTCAACACCTATAGAAACTATTGTTCCATCAACTTCGTATTTACCGTTATTAGTAATTATAACCCTTCCCCCATCAGTTATCTCTAAAACCTCTTCATTTAATTTTAGTTTTATATCTTTAGAGACATAATTGTTGATATATGAAGCCATATCGTTGTCTAGCATCTTATTTAGCAAATACGCGTTCTTATGTATTAATAAAACATTTTTCCCATTTCTAACCAGCGCTTCTGCCAATTCAACGCCTAGTATCCCACCACCTATTATTGCTACATTATTTAAGTTCATTATTTTCTCTTTTACTTCTCTTGCCAAAGAGGGGTGATGAACATAGAAAATTCTTGATTCATTATCGTATTTAATCTTCTTAGGCTTAGAACCAGTTGCTATAGCTAAATAATCATATTCTAATTTAATAATATCATTATTATTTCTATTTTTTGCATAAATAACTCTATTGTCTAAGTCTAGCTCTATTATTTCATGGTTAATTCTTATATTAACATTTCTTTCTTTTTCAAATTCTTCTGGTGTATATGCTGATAGAAGTTTCTCATCATCGAATAATCCTTCTATAAAATAAGGTAATCCGCATGGTGCATGACTGATTAAGTTCGTTTTTTCAAATACTATTATATTCATATGGGGTTTTCTCCTTCTGGCCCATGATGCTGTTGTCATTCCAGCGTCTCCGCCACCTATTATTGCCAAT includes:
- a CDS encoding FAD-dependent oxidoreductase; this translates as MNKETLAIIGGGDAGMTTASWARRRKPHMNIIVFEKTNLISHAPCGLPYFIEGLFDDEKLLSAYTPEEFEKERNVNIRINHEIIELDLDNRVIYAKNRNNNDIIKLEYDYLAIATGSKPKKIKYDNESRIFYVHHPSLAREVKEKIMNLNNVAIIGGGILGVELAEALVRNGKNVLLIHKNAYLLNKMLDNDMASYINNYVSKDIKLKLNEEVLEITDGGRVIITNNGKYEVDGTIVSIGVEPNTELINDKNMIGETKAIKTDEYMRTSYKDVYAVGDVAESTNIITGMPDWQPFAPVAGKMGFTAGNHIGGVNYRFPGLIGTAITKYGEYFIAKTGLTENEAKKYGFKTISTIIRSNTRARYYPGGKEIIIKLIADENTQKLIGAQIIGQEEVLGRIDLLALAIMKSNTLYDLFYLEHAYMPAISRSWDPVILAARSLLTKF
- the speD gene encoding adenosylmethionine decarboxylase gives rise to the protein MNLEVNEESRSDVDFIVGKHVYGSLYGLKPEIADDEELIRQTVLDAVKAANATLIQLMSWKIPGIKGGVSVMALVNESHIVIHTWKEYRYATVDVYTCGNHTNPEKAYKLIVERLKPQYYSYNYADRTQFPTSSPVKRDEMRIETATPY
- the trxA gene encoding thioredoxin, with product MPDISDLDDPELKEILSRKAMEIIKESSKKDNNKNIDINEGPIELNDNNFDEFISKNKGVVVDFWAPWCAPCHMLSPMLEDLSTKYTDIKFVKVNADESPMTASKFYVMSLPTTMLFLNGEPVDRIVGVVPYEVLEERIRWLQAKLY